A window of the Synechococcus sp. LTW-R genome harbors these coding sequences:
- a CDS encoding isoprenylcysteine carboxylmethyltransferase family protein, producing the protein MDPTSTPSPKSPLKGWQFSWGGWLDNRHGEWWLLAQLLLIAATLFPAWPAPGSWGYAWPLPFALAGALLFLVGLLMAAQAFWRLGSSLTPLPDPKPGAALVTSGAYGRCRHPLYQAVLLCELGVAFALGSLFHLGLFLALAAVLGGKARREERLLVPLHPEYVSYRRTTPAILPGLPGLDWRS; encoded by the coding sequence ATGGACCCGACCTCGACCCCCTCGCCGAAATCCCCACTTAAGGGTTGGCAGTTCAGTTGGGGCGGTTGGCTCGACAACCGCCACGGGGAGTGGTGGCTGCTGGCGCAGCTGTTGCTGATCGCGGCCACCCTGTTTCCCGCTTGGCCAGCCCCCGGGAGTTGGGGCTATGCCTGGCCCCTGCCCTTCGCCCTCGCTGGTGCGCTGCTGTTCCTGGTCGGCTTGCTCATGGCCGCCCAAGCCTTCTGGCGTTTGGGCTCCAGCCTGACGCCCCTGCCCGATCCCAAGCCTGGTGCGGCCTTGGTCACGAGCGGGGCCTACGGGCGCTGCCGCCATCCGCTCTATCAGGCCGTTTTGCTCTGTGAGCTCGGGGTAGCTTTCGCCCTCGGCAGCCTGTTCCACCTGGGACTCTTCCTCGCCTTGGCCGCGGTCTTGGGCGGCAAAGCGCGCCGGGAGGAGCGCTTGCTCGTCCCGCTCCATCCCGAGTACGTCAGCTATCGCCGGACGACCCCGGCGATCCTGCCGGGTTTGCCTGGGTTGGACTGGCGGAGCTGA
- a CDS encoding type IV pilus twitching motility protein PilT — MELQIEQLMEELVEAGGSDLHLAAGQPPYGRFSGALKPMREERLSEDLCNRLIFSMINNAQRKQLEQSWELDCAYGLKGVSRFRVNVYRQRGSYAACLRALGSTIPSLESLGLPPIVEETSRRPRGLVLVTGPTGSGKTTTLAALLDHINRSRAEHILTIEDPIEFTYRNEKSVIHQRQLGDDTRSFAAALREDPDVILVGEMRDLETIQLAITASETGHLVFGTLHTSSAAQTVDRMVDVFPPEQQTQIRVQLSGSLVGVFSQTLCKRQNPKPGQFGRVMAQEILINTPAIANLIREGKTAQLYSQIQTGGQQGMQTLERALANLVQAGAVDRSEALAKASKPDELMRLLEG, encoded by the coding sequence ATGGAGCTCCAGATCGAACAGTTGATGGAGGAACTGGTCGAGGCCGGTGGCAGTGATCTGCACCTGGCCGCGGGCCAGCCGCCCTACGGGCGCTTCAGCGGCGCGCTCAAACCGATGCGCGAGGAGCGCCTCAGCGAGGACCTCTGCAACCGCTTGATCTTCTCGATGATCAACAACGCCCAGCGCAAGCAGCTGGAGCAAAGCTGGGAGCTGGACTGCGCCTATGGCCTCAAAGGCGTCTCGCGCTTCCGGGTGAATGTCTACCGCCAACGGGGCAGCTACGCCGCCTGCCTGCGGGCCCTGGGCAGCACGATTCCGAGCCTGGAGAGCCTGGGGCTACCCCCGATCGTCGAGGAAACCAGCCGACGGCCCAGGGGGCTGGTGCTGGTGACCGGACCGACGGGTTCCGGCAAAACCACCACCCTGGCGGCCCTGCTGGATCACATCAACCGCAGCCGCGCCGAGCACATCCTCACGATCGAAGACCCGATCGAATTCACCTACCGCAACGAAAAAAGCGTCATCCACCAGCGCCAGCTCGGGGATGACACCCGCAGCTTTGCCGCGGCCCTCCGGGAGGACCCGGACGTGATCCTCGTCGGCGAAATGCGGGATCTGGAGACGATTCAGCTGGCGATCACCGCCTCAGAGACCGGGCATCTGGTCTTCGGCACCCTCCACACCAGCTCAGCCGCGCAAACCGTGGATCGCATGGTCGACGTCTTCCCACCCGAGCAGCAAACCCAAATCCGCGTGCAGCTGAGTGGCTCCCTGGTGGGGGTGTTTTCCCAGACCCTCTGCAAACGCCAGAACCCCAAACCCGGGCAATTCGGGCGGGTGATGGCCCAGGAAATCTTGATCAACACCCCGGCCATCGCCAACTTGATCCGGGAGGGCAAAACCGCGCAGCTCTATTCCCAGATCCAAACCGGCGGCCAGCAGGGCATGCAAACCCTGGAGCGCGCCCTCGCCAACCTGGTGCAGGCCGGCGCCGTGGACCGCAGTGAAGCCCTCGCCAAGGCGAGCAAGCCCGACGAGCTGATGCGGCTCCTGGAGGGCTAG
- the dusA gene encoding tRNA dihydrouridine(20/20a) synthase DusA, with protein sequence MPDSLLNGAYRFSVAPMMDYTDRHFRVLMRQISRRSLLYTEMVVAQALHHSERRDRLIDFDPIEHPIALQVGGDDPVLLAEAARIAADRGYDEINLNVGCPSEKVQKGRFGACLMAEPEQVARCISAMAEASPLPVTVKHRIGIDERDSYGELLAFVDTVAAAGAQRFSVHARKAWLDGLDPKQNRTIPPLRYELVHQLKADRPQLTIELNGGLLELSSCLEQLEAVDGVMVGRAAYDHPLRWATVDRDLFRDDSQAVAKASTVVRGLIPYAEGWCSNGGRLWSIARHLVQVVEGVSGARHWRRNLGQAAGQRDAGPEVLERAAQQLEERGL encoded by the coding sequence ATGCCCGATTCGCTGCTGAACGGGGCCTACCGCTTCAGTGTGGCTCCGATGATGGACTACACCGATCGGCACTTCCGGGTGCTGATGCGGCAGATCAGCCGTCGCAGCCTGCTGTACACCGAAATGGTGGTGGCCCAGGCGCTCCACCACAGCGAGCGGCGCGACCGGCTGATCGACTTCGACCCGATCGAGCACCCGATTGCCCTGCAGGTGGGGGGGGACGATCCCGTTCTGCTGGCTGAAGCCGCGCGCATCGCCGCCGACCGCGGCTACGACGAGATCAACCTCAACGTCGGCTGTCCCAGCGAGAAGGTCCAGAAGGGGCGCTTTGGGGCCTGCCTAATGGCCGAGCCCGAACAGGTGGCCCGTTGCATCAGCGCCATGGCCGAGGCCTCGCCGCTGCCGGTCACGGTGAAGCACCGCATCGGCATCGATGAGCGCGATTCCTATGGGGAGCTGCTGGCCTTTGTCGACACCGTGGCCGCGGCTGGTGCCCAGCGCTTCAGCGTCCATGCCCGCAAAGCCTGGCTCGACGGCTTAGACCCCAAGCAAAACCGCACGATTCCCCCCCTGCGCTACGAGCTGGTGCATCAGCTCAAGGCCGACCGGCCCCAGCTGACCATCGAACTCAACGGCGGCCTGCTGGAGCTCAGCAGCTGCCTCGAGCAACTGGAGGCGGTGGACGGGGTGATGGTGGGCCGCGCCGCCTACGACCACCCCTTGCGCTGGGCCACGGTGGACCGCGATCTCTTCAGAGACGACAGCCAGGCGGTGGCGAAGGCCTCCACGGTGGTGCGGGGCCTGATTCCCTATGCGGAAGGCTGGTGCAGCAATGGTGGGCGGCTGTGGTCCATCGCCCGACACCTGGTGCAGGTGGTGGAAGGGGTAAGCGGCGCCCGCCATTGGCGGCGGAATTTGGGTCAAGCCGCTGGCCAACGGGACGCCGGCCCGGAGGTCCTCGAGCGGGCCGCCCAGCAATTGGAAGAGCGCGGGCTCTGA
- a CDS encoding glycogen/starch/alpha-glucan phosphorylase encodes MKEQSPRHLQLPTPGCYADPDRSGLTADDVFDGMAEHLFYTLGKLAPTASRHDLYLALSHAVRDRLMTRYLAGNEAMRATPTRVVAYLSAEFLIGPQLGNNLLMLGIQEAAAEALRRFGIDSLDEILEVEEEPGLGNGGLGRLAACYMESLASLEIPATGYGIRYEFGIFDQLIRDGWQVEITDKWLKGGWPWEIPHPDQACFVGFGGRTESYRDERGNYRVRWIPNEHAIGVPHDVPVLGYRVNTCDRLRLWRADASESFDFYAFNIGDYYGAVEEKVGSETLSKVLYPNDGTDEGRRLRLKQQHFFVSCSLQDMLRSLDQRGIPVEEFPDHWAVQLNDTHPAIAVAELMRLLIDDKHLTWEQAWDITCRSVAYTNHTLLPEALEKWGLPLFGSLLPRHLELIYEINRRFLQSVRLRYPGNEVLLRKLSIIDEDGQKAVRMANLATVASHHVNGVAALHSELVRTKLFPEFAELWPEKFTNVTNGVTPRRWVALSNPPLRKLLAESIGEGWVSDLDQLKQLEQCQHDSSFLERWEQTKLASKRQLANYIHRQSGLLVDPSSMFDVQVKRIHEYKRQHLNALQVIAQYLRIKNGQANDMAPRTVIFGGKAAPGYYMAKLIIRFLNGIAETVNADPDMDGRLRVVFLPDYNVKLGERVYPASDLSEQISTAGLEASGTGNMKFAMNGALTIGTLDGANVEIREQVGPENFFLFGMTETDVAQLHTEGYRPWEHIAKLPELQQVLKLVEQGHFSGGDGDLFRPLLENLTGRDPFCVLADFNDYLRVQQQVSQAWADRHAWNRMSLLNTARTGFFSSDRSIKEYADRIWKAEAFPVTITCNLDE; translated from the coding sequence ATGAAAGAGCAATCGCCGCGTCACCTGCAACTGCCCACGCCCGGTTGCTACGCCGATCCGGACCGCAGCGGCTTGACGGCGGACGACGTGTTCGACGGCATGGCCGAACACCTCTTCTACACACTGGGAAAGCTGGCTCCCACAGCCAGCCGCCACGACCTCTACCTGGCCCTGAGCCACGCGGTCCGCGACCGGCTGATGACCCGCTATCTGGCGGGCAATGAGGCCATGCGCGCCACCCCCACCCGGGTTGTCGCCTACCTGTCGGCGGAATTCCTGATCGGCCCCCAGCTGGGCAACAACCTCTTGATGCTCGGCATCCAGGAGGCCGCCGCGGAAGCCCTACGCCGCTTCGGCATCGACAGCCTCGACGAGATCCTCGAGGTGGAAGAGGAGCCCGGACTGGGCAATGGCGGCCTCGGGCGCCTGGCGGCTTGCTACATGGAGTCCCTCGCCAGCCTGGAGATCCCGGCGACCGGCTACGGCATTCGCTACGAGTTCGGGATCTTCGACCAGCTGATCCGCGACGGCTGGCAGGTGGAGATCACCGACAAATGGCTCAAGGGCGGCTGGCCCTGGGAGATCCCCCACCCCGACCAGGCCTGCTTCGTCGGCTTTGGCGGACGGACCGAGAGCTACCGCGATGAGCGCGGCAATTACCGGGTGCGCTGGATCCCCAACGAACACGCCATCGGTGTGCCCCATGACGTCCCGGTCCTCGGCTACCGGGTCAACACCTGCGATCGCCTGCGCCTCTGGCGAGCCGACGCCAGCGAGAGCTTCGACTTCTACGCCTTCAACATCGGCGATTACTACGGCGCCGTCGAAGAGAAGGTGGGAAGCGAGACCCTCTCGAAGGTCCTCTATCCCAATGACGGCACCGATGAGGGCCGGCGGCTGCGACTGAAGCAGCAGCACTTCTTCGTGAGCTGCTCCCTGCAGGACATGCTGCGCAGCCTCGACCAACGGGGCATCCCGGTCGAGGAGTTCCCCGACCACTGGGCTGTCCAGCTGAACGACACCCACCCGGCCATCGCCGTGGCCGAGCTGATGCGTCTGCTGATTGACGACAAGCACCTCACCTGGGAGCAGGCCTGGGACATCACCTGCCGCTCGGTCGCCTACACCAACCACACCCTGCTGCCGGAGGCCCTGGAGAAATGGGGCCTGCCGCTGTTCGGCTCCCTGCTGCCGCGGCACCTTGAGCTGATCTACGAGATCAACCGCCGCTTCCTGCAGAGCGTGCGCCTGCGCTACCCCGGCAATGAGGTGCTGCTGCGCAAGCTCTCGATCATTGATGAGGACGGCCAAAAGGCCGTTCGCATGGCGAACCTCGCCACCGTGGCCTCCCACCACGTCAACGGTGTGGCGGCCCTGCATAGCGAACTGGTGCGGACCAAGTTGTTCCCCGAATTCGCGGAGCTCTGGCCGGAGAAATTCACCAACGTCACCAACGGCGTCACCCCCCGCCGCTGGGTGGCCCTCTCCAACCCCCCCCTGCGCAAACTCCTGGCCGAAAGCATCGGCGAGGGTTGGGTCTCCGATCTCGATCAGCTGAAGCAGCTCGAGCAGTGCCAACACGACAGCAGCTTCCTGGAGCGCTGGGAGCAGACCAAGCTCGCCAGCAAGCGCCAACTGGCCAACTACATCCACCGCCAAAGCGGACTGCTGGTGGATCCGTCCTCAATGTTTGACGTCCAGGTCAAACGCATCCACGAGTACAAGCGCCAGCACCTCAACGCCCTGCAGGTGATCGCCCAGTACCTGCGAATCAAGAACGGTCAGGCCAACGACATGGCCCCCCGCACCGTGATCTTCGGTGGCAAGGCGGCCCCGGGCTACTACATGGCCAAGCTAATCATCCGCTTCCTGAACGGGATTGCCGAGACGGTCAACGCCGACCCCGACATGGATGGCCGCCTGCGGGTGGTCTTCCTGCCGGACTACAACGTAAAGCTGGGCGAGCGGGTCTACCCGGCCTCCGACCTCTCCGAGCAAATCTCCACCGCCGGCCTGGAGGCCTCGGGCACCGGCAACATGAAGTTCGCCATGAATGGGGCCCTGACCATCGGCACCCTGGATGGCGCCAACGTCGAAATCCGCGAGCAGGTCGGTCCTGAAAACTTCTTCCTCTTCGGCATGACCGAGACCGATGTGGCCCAGCTGCACACGGAGGGCTACCGCCCCTGGGAGCACATCGCCAAGCTCCCCGAACTGCAGCAGGTGCTGAAGCTGGTGGAGCAGGGCCACTTCAGTGGCGGCGATGGTGATCTCTTCCGTCCCCTGCTGGAGAACCTCACCGGCCGCGATCCCTTCTGCGTCCTGGCCGACTTCAACGACTACCTGCGGGTGCAGCAACAGGTCAGCCAGGCCTGGGCGGACCGCCATGCCTGGAACCGGATGTCGCTGCTGAACACGGCCCGCACCGGCTTCTTCTCCTCGGATCGATCGATCAAGGAGTACGCGGACCGGATCTGGAAGGCCGAGGCCTTCCCCGTGACGATCACCTGCAACCTGGACGAGTAA
- a CDS encoding NAD(P)/FAD-dependent oxidoreductase, which yields MPPRSEHWSLVVAGGGPAGFMAAIAAAEAGQRRVLVLESTPEPLGKVLISGGGRCNVTHACWDPRELVGFYPRGGKALRGPFSRFAAGDAVSWFDDHGLTLVEEADGRMFPQANRSTAVIQCLRQAAERAGVTLRSSEALQQAGQGPTGGFELTLRSGTQLSADRLVLATGSHPSGRRLVSGLGHDLVAPVPSLFTLALKPNPLVGLAGVVMDPVDLELEAGGQRFRQSGPVLITHWGLSGPATLRLTAFAARALHGAGYRANLQVDWSGGRSLQQLEELFADCRRDQAKRQLSNARPWPGLSRRLWQHLLSQQGVEPDRRWADLAKRQQLGLLESLRRSHFPVAGRGPFGEEFVTAGGVPLGEVNLATMESRKVVGLYLVGELLDVDGVTGGFNFQHCWSSGWLAGQAIAAGAS from the coding sequence ATGCCCCCCCGTTCTGAGCACTGGTCCCTGGTGGTGGCGGGCGGCGGCCCCGCCGGCTTTATGGCGGCCATCGCCGCCGCCGAGGCGGGTCAGCGCCGCGTTCTCGTGTTGGAGAGCACCCCGGAGCCCCTGGGCAAGGTCTTGATTAGCGGCGGTGGCCGCTGCAATGTCACCCACGCCTGCTGGGATCCGCGTGAATTGGTGGGCTTCTATCCCCGTGGGGGCAAGGCCCTACGGGGACCCTTCAGCCGCTTTGCCGCCGGCGATGCCGTCTCCTGGTTTGACGACCACGGCCTGACCCTGGTGGAGGAGGCCGATGGCCGCATGTTTCCCCAGGCCAACCGCTCCACCGCCGTCATCCAGTGCCTGCGGCAGGCCGCGGAACGGGCGGGGGTGACCCTGCGCAGCAGTGAGGCGCTGCAGCAGGCAGGCCAGGGACCTACGGGCGGGTTTGAGCTCACGCTCCGCAGTGGCACCCAGCTCAGCGCTGATCGCCTGGTGCTGGCCACCGGTAGCCATCCCAGCGGCCGGCGTTTGGTCTCAGGGTTGGGCCATGACTTGGTGGCGCCGGTGCCCTCGCTGTTCACCCTCGCTTTGAAGCCCAATCCCCTGGTGGGCCTAGCGGGTGTGGTGATGGATCCGGTGGACCTGGAGCTGGAGGCGGGGGGGCAGCGCTTCCGCCAGAGCGGCCCGGTGCTGATCACCCATTGGGGCCTGAGCGGTCCGGCGACCCTGCGGCTGACCGCCTTTGCCGCCCGGGCCCTCCATGGCGCGGGTTACCGGGCCAACCTTCAGGTGGATTGGAGCGGCGGCCGCTCCCTGCAGCAGCTGGAAGAGCTCTTTGCGGACTGCCGCAGAGATCAGGCCAAGCGCCAACTCAGCAACGCCCGCCCCTGGCCGGGGCTCAGTCGCCGCCTCTGGCAGCACCTCTTGAGCCAGCAGGGGGTCGAGCCTGATCGCCGTTGGGCGGATTTGGCAAAGCGTCAGCAGCTTGGTTTGCTGGAGTCCCTGCGCCGCAGTCATTTCCCGGTGGCGGGCCGCGGTCCCTTCGGCGAAGAGTTTGTGACTGCCGGTGGCGTGCCGCTTGGGGAGGTCAACCTGGCCACCATGGAGAGCCGCAAGGTGGTGGGGCTTTATCTGGTGGGTGAGCTCCTGGATGTGGACGGCGTCACCGGCGGTTTCAACTTCCAGCACTGCTGGAGTTCCGGTTGGCTGGCGGGTCAGGCGATTGCGGCCGGCGCTAGTTGA
- the dnaJ gene encoding molecular chaperone DnaJ: MADFYDLLGVSRDADADTLKRSYRRLARQYHPDINKDPGAEDKFKEIGRAYEVLSDPQTRARYDQFGEAGLGGAAGMPDMGDMGGFADLFETFFSGFGGGMGGPSAGGARRRGPRQGDDLRFDLTISFSEAVFGQEKEIQIRHLETCNSCSGSGAKSGSGPTSCGTCGGAGQVRRATRTPFGSFTQVAACPTCEGTGQVIADPCCSCGGQGLQQVRKKLRINIPAGVDTGTRLRVADEGNAGQRGGPAGDLYVFLTVQSHPNLRRDGINIHSEVTVNYLQAILGDMIEVETVDGPEQLEIPAGTQPGALLTLTGKGVPKLGNPVARGNHLIQIKVQLPTKVNREERELLEQLAGHHTAKGQKHPHKSGLFGGLFG; the protein is encoded by the coding sequence ATGGCCGACTTCTACGACCTCCTAGGGGTGAGCCGTGATGCTGACGCGGACACGCTGAAGCGCTCCTATCGCCGTCTGGCGCGTCAGTACCACCCGGATATCAACAAGGACCCCGGGGCCGAAGACAAGTTCAAGGAGATCGGCCGTGCCTATGAGGTGCTGAGCGATCCCCAGACCCGGGCGCGCTACGACCAGTTCGGTGAAGCCGGCCTGGGCGGAGCCGCCGGGATGCCCGACATGGGCGACATGGGCGGCTTCGCTGACCTGTTTGAGACCTTCTTCAGCGGATTCGGTGGCGGCATGGGTGGCCCCTCCGCAGGGGGCGCACGCCGGCGCGGTCCCCGCCAGGGCGATGACCTGCGCTTTGACCTGACCATCAGCTTCAGCGAAGCGGTCTTTGGTCAAGAGAAGGAGATCCAGATTCGGCACCTGGAGACCTGCAATAGCTGCAGCGGCTCAGGCGCCAAGAGCGGCAGTGGCCCCACCAGCTGCGGCACCTGCGGCGGTGCTGGTCAGGTCCGCCGTGCCACCCGCACCCCCTTTGGCAGCTTCACCCAGGTGGCGGCTTGTCCCACCTGCGAAGGCACCGGTCAGGTCATTGCCGATCCCTGCTGCTCCTGCGGTGGCCAGGGCCTGCAGCAGGTGCGCAAGAAGCTGCGCATCAACATCCCCGCGGGTGTCGACACCGGCACGCGGCTGCGGGTCGCGGATGAGGGCAACGCTGGACAACGGGGTGGTCCCGCCGGCGACCTCTACGTCTTCCTGACGGTTCAGTCCCATCCGAACCTGCGCCGCGATGGGATCAACATCCACTCGGAGGTGACGGTCAATTACCTCCAGGCGATTCTCGGCGACATGATTGAGGTGGAGACCGTGGATGGACCGGAACAACTGGAGATTCCCGCCGGCACCCAGCCCGGAGCGCTCCTGACCCTGACCGGTAAGGGCGTGCCGAAATTGGGCAATCCCGTGGCGCGGGGCAACCACCTGATCCAGATCAAGGTGCAGCTTCCGACGAAGGTCAACCGTGAGGAGCGCGAGCTGCTCGAGCAACTCGCGGGTCACCACACGGCCAAGGGACAGAAGCATCCCCACAAGAGCGGTCTCTTCGGCGGTTTGTTTGGCTAG
- a CDS encoding cation:proton antiporter: MPEIGAHQLEVVETLIGVGRFLVIFVAARLLAELLVRWQLPTILGELIAGVIVGASGLHLIVPPETQAAVANWALQLMGSLADVPPQLVGEVYNESFPSLQAVATLGLFALLFLTGLESDLDELVAVGAQAITVAVAGVAVPFALGTAGLMAIFHVEVIPAVFAGAAMTATSIGITASVFGELKMLRSREGQIVIGAAVLDDILGIVILAVVVSIAGGGSLELGPILKLLAAAVVFVVAAIGLSRTAAPGFDWVIDRLKAPGDVVVASFVVLTLCCFAATAIGLEAALGAFAAGLILSKSNHTHAIEAAVKPVVALFATIFFVLIGTGMDLSVLNPLDPDNRAGLVIAAFLLVVAILGKVVSGWTFLSKEPTNRLVVGLGMMPRGEVGLIFLGLGTQAKLLSPALEAAILLMVIGTTFLAPILLRLVLAGKSDGPDLDPLAEIPT, from the coding sequence ATGCCGGAGATCGGCGCCCACCAGCTCGAAGTGGTCGAAACCCTGATCGGGGTCGGTCGCTTCCTGGTGATTTTTGTGGCGGCTCGCCTGCTGGCGGAACTGTTGGTGCGCTGGCAGTTGCCCACAATCCTGGGTGAGCTGATCGCCGGCGTGATCGTCGGCGCCTCGGGTCTGCACCTGATCGTGCCGCCGGAGACCCAGGCGGCAGTTGCGAACTGGGCGCTCCAGCTGATGGGTTCGCTCGCGGATGTTCCTCCCCAGCTGGTGGGCGAGGTCTACAACGAAAGTTTCCCTAGCCTGCAGGCGGTGGCCACCTTGGGCCTCTTTGCCCTGCTCTTCCTCACGGGCCTGGAAAGCGACCTCGATGAGCTGGTCGCCGTCGGCGCCCAAGCGATCACCGTGGCCGTGGCCGGCGTTGCCGTGCCCTTCGCCCTCGGCACCGCCGGCTTGATGGCGATCTTCCATGTGGAGGTGATCCCCGCCGTCTTTGCGGGTGCAGCGATGACGGCCACGAGCATCGGCATCACCGCCAGCGTCTTTGGCGAGCTCAAGATGCTGCGCTCCCGGGAGGGGCAGATCGTGATCGGCGCCGCTGTCCTGGACGACATCCTGGGCATCGTCATCCTCGCGGTGGTGGTGAGCATTGCCGGCGGCGGCAGCCTCGAGCTGGGTCCGATCCTCAAGTTGCTGGCCGCCGCCGTGGTCTTTGTGGTCGCGGCCATTGGTCTGAGCCGAACCGCGGCTCCCGGATTTGATTGGGTGATCGATCGCCTCAAGGCTCCCGGTGATGTGGTGGTGGCCTCGTTTGTGGTGTTGACGCTCTGCTGCTTCGCGGCCACAGCGATCGGCCTGGAGGCGGCCTTGGGGGCCTTCGCTGCCGGTCTGATTTTGAGCAAGTCCAACCACACCCACGCCATCGAGGCGGCGGTGAAGCCGGTGGTGGCGCTTTTCGCCACGATCTTCTTTGTGCTGATTGGCACCGGCATGGATCTGTCGGTGCTCAATCCTCTGGACCCCGACAACCGTGCGGGTCTGGTGATCGCTGCCTTCCTGCTCGTGGTGGCGATCCTGGGCAAGGTGGTGTCCGGTTGGACCTTCCTCTCCAAGGAGCCCACGAACCGTCTGGTGGTGGGCCTCGGGATGATGCCCCGCGGGGAAGTCGGCCTGATCTTCCTGGGTCTCGGTACCCAGGCGAAGCTACTCAGCCCGGCCCTAGAGGCGGCGATCCTGTTGATGGTGATCGGCACCACCTTCTTGGCCCCGATCCTGCTCAGACTGGTCTTGGCTGGAAAGAGTGATGGACCCGACCTCGACCCCCTCGCCGAAATCCCCACTTAA
- the grpE gene encoding nucleotide exchange factor GrpE: MSGDATPFPQDSAPAPAEAAAAPEASAAVDSAPAEVAAEASADPEQRVRELEAELTALKAEHESVRSQYMRIAADFDNFRKRQSRDQEDQRTQIACSTLSEILPVVDNFERARQQLDPQAEEAQAIHRSYQGLYKQLVDVFKQLGVSPMRVEGEPFDPTLHEAVLREPSDEHAEDLVIAELQRGYHLNDRVLRHALVKVSMGPGPSGGAAPASSSDDAAPAEEA; encoded by the coding sequence ATGAGCGGCGACGCGACTCCGTTTCCCCAGGACTCCGCCCCGGCCCCAGCTGAGGCCGCGGCAGCCCCAGAAGCCAGTGCGGCGGTGGATTCGGCGCCGGCTGAGGTGGCCGCTGAAGCCAGTGCAGACCCCGAGCAGCGCGTCCGGGAGCTCGAGGCCGAACTGACGGCCCTCAAGGCTGAGCACGAGAGCGTCCGCAGTCAGTACATGCGGATTGCGGCGGATTTCGACAACTTCCGCAAGCGCCAGAGCCGGGATCAGGAGGATCAGCGCACCCAGATCGCATGCTCCACCCTGAGCGAAATCCTGCCCGTGGTGGACAACTTCGAGCGGGCCCGTCAGCAGCTGGATCCTCAGGCTGAAGAAGCCCAGGCCATCCACCGCAGCTACCAGGGGCTCTACAAGCAGCTGGTGGACGTGTTCAAGCAGCTCGGCGTTTCACCGATGCGGGTCGAGGGCGAGCCCTTTGATCCCACCCTCCATGAGGCGGTGCTGCGGGAGCCCAGCGACGAGCACGCGGAAGACCTCGTGATCGCTGAATTGCAGCGGGGTTATCACCTCAACGATCGCGTTCTGCGTCACGCCCTGGTGAAGGTTTCGATGGGTCCTGGTCCCAGCGGCGGTGCTGCACCGGCCAGCTCTAGCGACGACGCTGCACCCGCTGAAGAGGCCTGA
- a CDS encoding type II secretion system F family protein, translating to MPNFSATYTNRSGQTRTLQLQASDPTRARRELRRRGILPSSLEPVTGKPAAASTVFGMDLSSLLEAKPGIREKALFANKLAALVDAGVPIVRSLDLMARQQRMPLFKRALTAVSTDVNQGGSLGAALRSWPRVFDKLTIAMVEAGEAGGVLDESLRRLAKLLEGNARLQNQIKSAMGYPVAVLAIAILVFLGMTIFLIPTFAGIFEDLGAELPLFTQMMVDLSQLLRSSFSLFLALAIAVGVWMFGRYYATASGRRRVDGLLLKLPLFGDLIQKTATAKFCRTFSSLTRAGVPILLSLEIVQETAGNAVIADAIVVSRQDVQEGIPLSVALDRKRVFPELALSMLAIGEETGQMDAMLSKVADFYEDEVEAAVKALTSMLEPAMIVVVGGIVGSILLAMYLQMFSIFDQIN from the coding sequence GTGCCCAACTTCAGCGCCACTTACACCAACCGCTCCGGTCAAACCCGGACGCTGCAGCTGCAGGCCAGCGATCCAACCCGTGCCCGGCGGGAGCTGCGGCGCCGGGGCATCCTGCCCAGCAGCCTGGAGCCGGTGACGGGCAAACCAGCCGCCGCCAGCACGGTCTTTGGGATGGATCTCTCGAGCCTGCTCGAGGCCAAGCCCGGCATCCGCGAGAAAGCCCTCTTTGCCAACAAGCTGGCGGCCCTCGTGGATGCGGGGGTCCCAATCGTGCGCAGCCTCGATCTGATGGCCCGCCAGCAGCGCATGCCGCTGTTCAAACGGGCCCTGACCGCCGTCAGCACGGACGTGAACCAGGGGGGAAGCCTGGGGGCGGCACTGCGCTCCTGGCCGCGGGTCTTCGACAAGCTCACCATCGCCATGGTGGAGGCCGGCGAAGCGGGGGGCGTCCTGGACGAGAGCCTGCGCCGGCTCGCCAAATTGCTCGAGGGCAATGCCCGGCTGCAGAACCAGATCAAAAGCGCCATGGGCTACCCCGTGGCCGTGCTGGCCATCGCGATCCTGGTCTTCCTGGGGATGACAATCTTCCTGATCCCCACCTTCGCCGGAATCTTCGAAGACCTCGGGGCTGAGCTCCCCCTGTTCACCCAAATGATGGTCGACCTCAGCCAGTTGCTGCGGTCCTCGTTTTCCCTGTTTCTGGCCCTGGCCATCGCCGTGGGGGTCTGGATGTTTGGCCGCTACTACGCAACGGCCAGCGGCCGCAGGCGGGTGGATGGGCTCCTGCTGAAACTGCCGCTCTTTGGCGATCTGATTCAGAAAACCGCCACGGCCAAGTTCTGCCGCACCTTCAGCTCCCTGACCCGAGCGGGGGTGCCGATCCTGCTGTCGCTGGAGATCGTGCAGGAAACAGCCGGCAACGCCGTCATTGCCGATGCGATCGTCGTCTCCCGTCAGGACGTGCAGGAGGGCATCCCCTTGAGCGTCGCCCTGGACCGCAAACGGGTCTTTCCGGAACTGGCCTTGAGCATGCTCGCCATCGGCGAAGAAACCGGCCAGATGGACGCGATGCTCTCGAAGGTGGCCGACTTCTACGAAGACGAGGTGGAGGCTGCCGTCAAGGCCCTGACCTCCATGCTGGAGCCAGCGATGATCGTGGTTGTGGGCGGCATCGTCGGCTCAATCCTGCTGGCGATGTACCTGCAAATGTTCTCGATCTTCGATCAGATCAACTAG